Proteins from one Burkholderia oklahomensis C6786 genomic window:
- the sodB gene encoding superoxide dismutase [Fe]: MAHTLPPLPYAEDALAPHISQETIQYHYGKHHQTYVTNLNNLIPGTEFENLPLEEIVKKSSGGIFNNAAQIWNHTFFWNSLSPQGGGAPTGALGDAINAKWGSFDAFKEAFTKAAVGTFGSGWAWLVKKADGSLDIVSTSNAATPLTTADKPLLTIDVWEHAYYIDYRNARPKFVEAFWNIVNWDFAAKNFA, translated from the coding sequence ATGGCTCATACGCTCCCGCCGTTGCCGTACGCTGAAGACGCGCTCGCTCCGCACATCTCGCAGGAGACGATCCAGTATCACTACGGCAAGCATCATCAGACCTATGTGACGAACCTGAACAATCTGATCCCCGGCACCGAGTTCGAGAACCTGCCGCTGGAAGAGATCGTGAAGAAGTCGTCGGGCGGCATCTTCAACAACGCCGCGCAAATCTGGAATCACACGTTCTTCTGGAACAGCCTGTCGCCGCAGGGCGGCGGCGCGCCGACGGGCGCGCTCGGCGACGCGATCAACGCGAAGTGGGGCTCGTTCGACGCGTTCAAGGAAGCGTTCACGAAGGCAGCGGTCGGCACCTTCGGCTCGGGCTGGGCGTGGCTCGTGAAGAAGGCGGACGGCTCGCTCGACATCGTGTCGACGAGCAACGCGGCAACGCCGCTCACGACGGCCGACAAGCCGCTCCTCACGATCGACGTGTGGGAGCACGCTTACTACATCGATTACCGCAACGCGCGTCCGAAGTTCGTCGAAGCGTTCTGGAACATCGTGAACTGGGACTTCGCCGCGAAGAACTTCGCGTAA
- a CDS encoding DUF2917 domain-containing protein: MREIRAYVLDYREPAAVWRAARDATLRVTAGEAWLTVDGRRDDYWLAAGESFELPRGWRVWIGAGRGGARIEVSQAAVVGVQPVFRAIAMHVGAWWPARRRRGHAAWSTPT, translated from the coding sequence ATGCGCGAAATCCGCGCCTACGTTCTCGACTATCGCGAGCCGGCCGCCGTCTGGCGCGCCGCGCGCGACGCGACGCTGCGCGTGACGGCGGGCGAAGCCTGGCTCACCGTCGATGGCCGCCGCGACGACTATTGGCTCGCGGCCGGCGAATCGTTCGAGCTGCCGCGCGGATGGCGCGTGTGGATCGGCGCGGGACGCGGCGGCGCGCGAATCGAAGTGTCGCAGGCCGCTGTCGTCGGCGTGCAACCGGTCTTTCGCGCGATCGCGATGCACGTCGGCGCGTGGTGGCCGGCGCGCCGGCGCCGCGGTCACGCCGCGTGGTCGACGCCGACGTAA
- the chrA gene encoding chromate efflux transporter, whose product MPESRTAHGRAWPIFVVFLRLGLTSFGGPIAHLGYFRDEFVVRRRWLSERSYADLVGLCQFLPGPASSQVGIAIGLSRAGYAGALAAWAGFTLPSALAMILFAYGIAGAAGHTLAPGALHGLKIVSAAVVAQAVWGMARNLCPDARRVTIMTIAAGIALVAPSTWTQLAVIAGAGCIGLLHVDPARDGAHDPLPISVGRRAGAVFLVLFGALLIGLPFAARASGSHALAIVDAFYRAGALVFGGGHVVLPLLQASVVAPGWVGDQAFLAGYGAAQAVPGPLFTFAAFLGASMKNAPSGWLGGALALVAIFAPSFLLVTGAIPFWERWRKNARMQAALAGVNAAVVGLLLAALYQPVWTSAIHAPADFVLALVCFVALTFWRVPPWIVVVGACVAGWGVVSA is encoded by the coding sequence ATGCCCGAATCCCGCACCGCCCACGGCCGAGCCTGGCCGATCTTCGTCGTGTTCCTGCGACTCGGCCTCACGTCGTTCGGCGGCCCGATCGCACACCTCGGGTACTTCCGCGACGAATTCGTCGTCCGCCGGCGCTGGCTCAGCGAGCGCAGCTACGCCGACCTCGTCGGCCTCTGCCAATTCCTGCCCGGTCCGGCGAGCAGTCAGGTCGGAATCGCGATCGGCCTGTCGCGCGCGGGCTATGCGGGCGCGCTCGCCGCATGGGCGGGCTTCACGCTGCCGTCCGCGCTAGCGATGATCCTGTTCGCATACGGCATCGCCGGCGCGGCCGGCCACACGCTCGCGCCGGGCGCGCTGCACGGACTGAAGATCGTGTCGGCGGCCGTCGTCGCGCAAGCCGTCTGGGGCATGGCGCGCAACCTGTGTCCCGACGCGCGGCGCGTGACGATCATGACGATCGCCGCGGGCATCGCGCTCGTCGCGCCATCGACGTGGACGCAGCTCGCCGTCATCGCGGGCGCGGGCTGCATCGGGCTCCTGCACGTCGATCCGGCGCGCGACGGCGCGCACGATCCGTTGCCGATCTCCGTCGGCCGCCGCGCCGGCGCGGTCTTTCTCGTGCTGTTCGGCGCGCTGCTGATCGGTCTGCCGTTCGCCGCGCGCGCGTCGGGCAGCCATGCGCTCGCGATCGTCGATGCGTTCTATCGCGCAGGCGCGCTCGTGTTCGGCGGCGGGCACGTCGTGCTGCCGCTGCTGCAGGCGTCCGTCGTCGCGCCCGGCTGGGTCGGCGATCAGGCGTTTCTCGCGGGCTACGGCGCCGCGCAGGCGGTGCCCGGCCCGCTCTTCACGTTCGCCGCGTTTCTCGGCGCATCGATGAAGAATGCGCCGTCGGGCTGGCTCGGCGGCGCGCTCGCGCTCGTCGCGATCTTCGCGCCGTCGTTCCTGCTCGTGACGGGCGCGATCCCGTTCTGGGAGCGCTGGCGGAAGAACGCGCGGATGCAGGCCGCGCTCGCGGGCGTCAATGCGGCCGTGGTCGGCTTGCTGCTCGCCGCGCTCTATCAGCCGGTATGGACGAGCGCGATCCACGCGCCCGCCGATTTCGTGCTCGCGCTCGTCTGCTTCGTCGCCTTGACGTTCTGGCGCGTGCCGCCGTGGATCGTGGTCGTCGGCGCGTGCGTCGCGGGGTGGGGTGTCGTTTCGGCGTGA
- a CDS encoding DUF962 domain-containing protein, protein MKTLVDQLAQYAAYHRDARNIATHLVGIPMIVVAVTALLSRPAFGIGGAFAFTPAALAAFAAAIFYLRLDLRFGVAMAVLLALSLWAGRALAAQTTALWLGAGLGLFFVGWVIQFVGHYFEGRKPAFVDDLIGLIVGPLFVVAEVAFFAGLRGEVRDEVERRVGPVRVGARNARV, encoded by the coding sequence ATGAAAACCTTGGTCGATCAACTCGCGCAGTACGCGGCCTATCACCGCGACGCGCGCAACATCGCGACGCATCTGGTCGGCATCCCGATGATCGTCGTCGCGGTGACGGCGCTGCTGTCGCGGCCGGCGTTCGGCATCGGGGGCGCTTTCGCGTTCACGCCCGCGGCGCTCGCCGCGTTCGCCGCGGCGATCTTCTACCTGCGGCTCGATCTGCGCTTCGGCGTCGCGATGGCCGTGCTGCTCGCGCTGAGCCTCTGGGCGGGCCGCGCGCTCGCCGCGCAGACGACCGCGCTGTGGCTCGGCGCCGGGCTCGGGCTCTTTTTCGTCGGCTGGGTGATCCAGTTCGTCGGCCATTACTTCGAGGGGCGCAAGCCCGCGTTCGTCGACGATCTGATCGGGCTCATCGTCGGGCCGCTGTTCGTCGTCGCCGAAGTCGCGTTCTTCGCCGGGCTGCGCGGCGAAGTGCGCGACGAGGTCGAGCGGCGCGTCGGGCCGGTGCGCGTCGGCGCGCGCAATGCGCGCGTCTGA
- a CDS encoding class I SAM-dependent methyltransferase produces the protein MDRTTLDVYDRHAADYAREWHEQPAPDDMYALLERYFEPGPTVDVGCGAGRDVAWLASRGFDACGYDGSASLVAEARRSHPALRFEQALLPGLAGVPSGAFRNVLCETVIMHLPSSDVDAALARLVALLAPGGTLYLSWRVTTGDAQRDGRGRLYEVVDTPRVHAALGDACEVLFEHEKVSESSGKCVHRLVVRKDAHAAG, from the coding sequence ATGGACCGCACGACGCTCGACGTATACGACCGCCACGCGGCCGACTATGCGCGCGAATGGCACGAACAACCCGCGCCCGACGACATGTACGCGCTGCTCGAACGCTACTTCGAGCCCGGGCCGACCGTCGACGTCGGTTGCGGCGCGGGCCGCGACGTCGCGTGGCTCGCGAGCCGCGGCTTCGATGCATGCGGCTACGACGGCAGCGCGTCGCTCGTCGCCGAAGCGCGGCGCAGCCATCCGGCGCTGCGCTTCGAGCAGGCGCTGCTGCCCGGGCTCGCGGGCGTGCCGTCCGGCGCGTTCCGCAACGTGCTGTGCGAAACGGTGATCATGCATCTGCCGAGCAGCGACGTCGACGCGGCGCTCGCGCGGCTCGTCGCGCTGCTCGCGCCGGGCGGCACGCTGTATCTGAGCTGGCGCGTGACGACGGGCGACGCGCAGCGCGACGGCCGCGGCCGTCTCTACGAGGTCGTCGATACGCCGCGCGTGCATGCGGCGCTCGGCGACGCATGCGAGGTGCTGTTCGAGCACGAGAAGGTGAGCGAGTCGTCCGGCAAGTGCGTGCACCGGCTCGTCGTCAGGAAGGACGCGCACGCGGCCGGCTGA
- the lpxK gene encoding tetraacyldisaccharide 4'-kinase has translation MNAQPGLLARAEARLTREWQRRGALAWALTPLACVFGAIAALRRAAYARGWKERIDCGVPVVVVGNVTVGGTGKTPTVIALVDALRAAGFTPGVVSRGYGAKIVAPAAVTPASSPKQAGDEPLLIARRTLAPVWVCPDRVAAVRALTAAHPDVDVVVSDDGLQHYRLARTVEIVVFDHRLGGNGFLLPAGPLREPLSRRRDATLVNDPYSRALPPWPDTFALTLAPGDAWHLDRPSRRKPLAQFAGERVLAAAGIGAPERFFATLRAAGVAPATRALPDHYAFADNPFVDDHFDAILITEKDAVKLGTSWRDARIWVVPVEAALDPRLIALVVEKLRGRTPA, from the coding sequence ATGAACGCGCAGCCGGGACTCCTCGCGCGCGCAGAAGCGCGCCTGACCCGCGAGTGGCAGCGCCGCGGCGCGCTCGCATGGGCGCTCACGCCGCTCGCGTGCGTGTTCGGCGCGATCGCCGCGCTGCGCCGCGCCGCCTATGCGCGCGGCTGGAAGGAGCGGATCGATTGCGGCGTGCCCGTCGTCGTCGTCGGCAACGTGACGGTCGGCGGCACCGGCAAGACGCCGACCGTGATCGCGCTCGTCGACGCATTGCGCGCCGCGGGCTTCACGCCGGGCGTCGTGTCGCGCGGCTACGGCGCGAAGATCGTCGCGCCCGCCGCGGTCACGCCCGCGTCGTCGCCGAAGCAGGCGGGCGACGAGCCGCTCCTGATCGCGCGCCGCACGCTCGCGCCCGTGTGGGTGTGCCCGGACCGCGTCGCGGCCGTGCGCGCGCTCACGGCCGCGCATCCGGACGTCGACGTCGTCGTCAGCGACGACGGCCTGCAGCACTACCGGCTCGCGCGCACGGTCGAGATCGTCGTGTTCGATCATCGCCTGGGCGGCAACGGCTTCCTGCTGCCCGCCGGGCCGCTGCGCGAGCCGCTTTCGCGCCGCCGCGACGCGACGCTCGTCAACGATCCGTACAGCCGCGCACTGCCGCCGTGGCCCGACACGTTCGCGCTCACGCTCGCGCCCGGCGACGCGTGGCATCTCGATCGGCCATCGCGCCGCAAACCGCTCGCGCAGTTCGCGGGCGAGCGCGTGCTCGCCGCGGCGGGCATCGGCGCGCCCGAGCGCTTCTTCGCGACGCTGCGCGCGGCGGGCGTCGCGCCCGCGACGCGCGCGCTGCCCGACCATTACGCGTTCGCCGACAATCCGTTCGTCGACGATCATTTCGATGCGATCCTGATCACCGAGAAGGATGCAGTAAAATTGGGGACTTCGTGGCGCGACGCTCGAATCTGGGTCGTCCCGGTCGAAGCCGCGCTCGACCCTCGCCTTATCGCTCTCGTTGTGGAGAAACTCCGTGGACGCACGCCTGCTTGA
- a CDS encoding EAL domain-containing protein produces the protein MSMIDIDPPSFQSPRPIAGDDGNRRTVLYGDYTVFSVFQPVFSVSHRRAIGYHASLRAHDSHGNQVPSHEVFTQAARRGDLLELGRLAESLHLGNFHTFDSHDEWLFLSLHPAALMDTVYGDALLANLKTLGLPPQRVVLEVPEQAGGETPRFAAIVDGLRKAGFLIALGGFGAKHSNIDRVWHLHPDIVTLDRGILAQASEHSHLERVLPGLVSLLHESGQLVLMGGITTEREALIALECDVDFVQGQYFAGPSVEPVQPQVAAGIMDTLSAALRLRVAERARAQDARLAPYVAALLQASALLRAGRDLTDASKELLELQEAARCFLLDASGRQIGDNVLPRVHASQRAKRFSPLLHSEGASWERRPYFIEAMRVPGRVHFTPPYLSINEAHLCVTASIATPAAQGMQVLCVDINWEAAAHRD, from the coding sequence ATGAGCATGATCGACATCGATCCCCCAAGCTTCCAGTCGCCGCGCCCGATCGCGGGTGACGACGGCAACCGGCGCACCGTGCTGTACGGCGACTACACCGTATTCAGCGTGTTCCAGCCGGTCTTCTCGGTGTCGCATCGCCGTGCGATCGGCTACCACGCGTCGCTGCGCGCGCACGATTCGCACGGCAACCAGGTGCCGTCGCACGAGGTGTTCACGCAGGCGGCGCGCCGCGGCGACCTGCTCGAGCTCGGCCGCCTCGCCGAATCGCTGCATCTCGGCAATTTCCATACGTTCGACAGCCACGACGAATGGCTCTTCCTGAGCCTGCATCCGGCCGCGCTGATGGATACCGTCTACGGCGACGCGCTCCTCGCGAACCTGAAGACGCTCGGGCTGCCGCCGCAGCGCGTCGTGCTCGAAGTGCCCGAGCAGGCGGGCGGCGAGACGCCGCGCTTCGCGGCGATCGTCGACGGGCTGCGCAAGGCGGGCTTCCTGATCGCGCTCGGCGGCTTCGGCGCGAAGCATTCGAACATCGACCGCGTCTGGCACCTGCATCCGGACATCGTCACGCTCGATCGCGGGATCCTCGCGCAGGCGAGCGAGCATTCGCATCTCGAGCGCGTGCTGCCCGGCCTCGTGTCGCTGCTGCACGAATCGGGGCAACTGGTGCTGATGGGCGGGATCACGACCGAGCGCGAGGCGCTCATCGCGCTCGAATGCGACGTCGATTTCGTGCAGGGGCAGTACTTCGCCGGACCGAGCGTCGAGCCGGTGCAGCCGCAGGTCGCGGCGGGGATCATGGATACGCTGTCCGCGGCGCTGCGGCTGCGCGTCGCCGAACGCGCGCGCGCGCAGGACGCGCGCCTCGCGCCGTACGTCGCCGCGCTGCTCCAGGCGAGCGCGCTCTTGCGCGCAGGCCGCGACCTGACCGACGCGTCGAAGGAGCTGCTCGAGCTGCAGGAAGCGGCGCGCTGCTTCCTGCTCGACGCGTCGGGCCGACAGATCGGCGACAACGTGCTGCCGCGCGTCCACGCGTCGCAGCGCGCGAAGCGCTTCAGCCCGCTGCTGCATTCGGAAGGCGCGAGCTGGGAGCGCCGGCCGTACTTCATCGAGGCGATGCGGGTGCCGGGGCGCGTGCATTTCACGCCGCCCTATCTGTCGATCAACGAAGCGCACCTGTGCGTGACGGCGTCGATCGCGACGCCGGCCGCGCAAGGCATGCAGGTGCTGTGTGTCGACATCAACTGGGAAGCGGCCGCGCACCGCGACTAG
- a CDS encoding Crp/Fnr family transcriptional regulator, with the protein MHPLFEPYRSQLDAHPWFGALPAELRDALVAAAAPRRLAAGQVLFRRGDAPCGLYAVLSGALSVGAVDASGKEALLTVAEPTTWFGEIALFDELPRTHDAIALEDALLMHVPQAALQQLLDETPRYWRHFALLMAQKLRMSFMNVEALTLMPAPQRLASRLLMIADGYGGISARHRRIKLSQERLGAMLSLSRQTANQLLKDLAARGVVKLHVGEIEIVDLNALRTASGAADGRAADRAESGARGSGDAHGADDVAHGGGRGKCDARASGDADATGDAGGADASRASRRRP; encoded by the coding sequence ATGCATCCGCTTTTCGAACCCTACCGATCCCAGCTCGATGCGCATCCGTGGTTCGGCGCGCTGCCCGCCGAGCTGCGCGATGCGCTCGTCGCGGCGGCGGCGCCGCGCCGCCTCGCGGCGGGCCAGGTCCTGTTCCGCCGCGGCGACGCGCCATGCGGGCTCTACGCGGTGCTGAGCGGCGCGCTGTCGGTGGGCGCCGTCGACGCGAGCGGCAAGGAGGCGCTCCTCACGGTCGCCGAGCCGACGACGTGGTTCGGCGAGATCGCGCTCTTCGACGAACTGCCGCGCACGCACGACGCGATCGCGCTCGAGGACGCGCTGCTGATGCACGTCCCGCAAGCCGCACTGCAGCAATTGCTCGACGAAACGCCGCGCTACTGGCGACATTTTGCGCTCCTGATGGCGCAAAAGCTGCGGATGTCGTTCATGAACGTCGAGGCGCTGACCCTGATGCCCGCCCCGCAGCGGCTCGCGTCACGGCTTCTCATGATCGCGGACGGCTACGGCGGGATCAGCGCGCGGCACCGGCGGATCAAGCTGTCGCAGGAGCGGCTCGGCGCGATGCTGTCGCTGTCGCGGCAGACCGCGAACCAGTTGCTGAAGGATCTCGCGGCGCGCGGCGTCGTGAAACTGCACGTCGGCGAAATCGAGATCGTCGATCTGAATGCGCTGCGGACGGCGAGCGGCGCGGCGGATGGTCGTGCGGCGGATCGTGCGGAAAGCGGCGCGCGCGGTTCGGGCGATGCGCACGGCGCCGACGATGTCGCGCATGGCGGCGGCCGAGGAAAATGCGATGCGCGGGCATCCGGCGATGCGGACGCCACGGGCGACGCAGGCGGCGCGGACGCATCGCGCGCGTCCCGCCGCCGTCCGTAG
- the mdtD gene encoding multidrug transporter subunit MdtD, with translation MLQAPPAAAPSEKSLTVMLWLVATGFFMQTLDATIVNTALPSMAASLGESPLRMQSVVIAYSLTMAVMIPVSGWLADTLGTRRVFFSAILIFTLGSLLCANAHTLSLLVAFRVIQGVGGAMLLPVGRLAVLRTFPAERYLPALSFVAIPGLIGPLIGPTLGGWLVKIASWHWIFLINVPVGIAGCIATFYSMTDARNPAAGRFDLKGYLLLTIGMIAISLSLDGLADLGMQHAMVLVLLILSLACFVAYGLYAVRAPQPIFSLELFKIHTFSVGLLGNLFARIGSGAMPYLIPLLLQVSLGYSAFEAGLMMLPVAAAGMFSKRIITVLITRHGYRKVLLANTIMVGLMMASFALIGDAMPTWLKIAQLALFGGFNSMQFTAMNTLTLKDLGTGGASSGNSLFSLVQMLSMSLGVTVAGALLATFTGMMPSVTPTHSLPAFHATFVCVGIITAASAWIFAQLSPDVRGAARRKTDPSERA, from the coding sequence ATGCTCCAAGCCCCGCCCGCCGCCGCCCCCAGCGAAAAATCGCTGACCGTGATGCTGTGGCTCGTCGCCACCGGCTTCTTCATGCAAACCCTCGACGCGACGATCGTCAACACCGCGCTGCCGTCGATGGCGGCGAGCCTCGGCGAATCGCCGCTCAGGATGCAGTCGGTCGTGATCGCGTACTCGCTGACGATGGCCGTGATGATCCCCGTGTCCGGCTGGCTCGCCGATACGCTCGGCACGCGCCGCGTGTTCTTCAGCGCGATCCTGATCTTCACGCTCGGCTCGCTGCTGTGCGCGAACGCGCACACGCTGTCGCTCCTCGTCGCGTTCCGCGTGATCCAGGGCGTCGGCGGCGCGATGCTGCTGCCCGTCGGGCGCCTCGCCGTGCTGCGCACGTTCCCCGCCGAGCGCTATCTGCCCGCGCTGTCGTTCGTCGCGATTCCGGGCCTGATCGGCCCGCTGATCGGCCCGACGCTCGGCGGCTGGCTCGTGAAGATCGCGTCCTGGCACTGGATCTTCCTCATCAACGTGCCGGTCGGCATCGCGGGCTGCATCGCGACGTTCTACTCGATGACCGACGCGCGCAATCCGGCCGCGGGCCGCTTCGACCTGAAGGGCTATCTGCTGCTGACGATCGGGATGATCGCGATCTCGCTGTCGCTCGACGGCCTCGCCGACCTCGGGATGCAGCACGCGATGGTGCTCGTGCTGCTGATCCTGAGCCTCGCGTGCTTCGTCGCGTACGGCCTCTACGCGGTGCGCGCGCCGCAGCCGATCTTCTCGCTCGAGCTCTTCAAGATCCATACGTTCAGCGTCGGCCTGCTCGGCAACCTGTTCGCGCGGATCGGCAGCGGCGCGATGCCGTACCTGATTCCGCTGCTGCTGCAGGTGAGCCTCGGCTACAGCGCGTTCGAGGCGGGCCTGATGATGCTGCCCGTCGCGGCCGCGGGGATGTTCTCGAAGCGGATCATCACGGTGCTCATCACGCGCCACGGCTACCGCAAGGTGCTGCTCGCGAACACGATCATGGTCGGGCTGATGATGGCGAGCTTCGCGCTGATCGGCGACGCGATGCCGACGTGGCTCAAGATCGCGCAGCTCGCGCTGTTCGGCGGCTTCAACTCGATGCAGTTCACCGCGATGAACACGCTGACGCTGAAGGATCTCGGCACGGGCGGCGCGAGCAGCGGCAACAGCCTGTTCTCGCTCGTGCAGATGCTGTCGATGAGTCTCGGCGTGACGGTCGCGGGCGCACTCCTCGCGACCTTCACCGGGATGATGCCGAGCGTCACGCCGACCCACTCGCTGCCCGCGTTTCATGCGACGTTCGTTTGCGTCGGCATCATTACCGCCGCGTCCGCGTGGATCTTCGCGCAGTTGTCGCCCGACGTCCGCGGCGCCGCGCGGCGCAAGACCGATCCGTCAGAGCGCGCTTGA
- a CDS encoding 2-dehydropantoate 2-reductase produces the protein MAAICIYGAGAVGCYIGGRLLAGGADVALIGRERIGAELRAHGLALSDYRGRDARVPASAIAFSTSDAAAAPAELVLVTVKSAATPAVAAALAHVVRPDAVVVSFQNGVRNADALRAALPGATVLAGMVPFNVIARGAGGFHQGSAGDLQIEAAPALQRFADAFEQAGLPLVQRADMRAVLWAKLLLNLNNAINALANRPLKDELSARGYRRCLALAQTEALRLLSHAGIRPARLTPLPAAWVPRFLSMPDALFARLGRTMLEIDPLARSSMSDDLAAGRITEVDWINGEIVHLAERLGRTAPVNERLCELVRDAERAGARPAWSGDALFAELRAAAGRAG, from the coding sequence ATGGCGGCGATCTGCATCTACGGCGCGGGCGCGGTCGGTTGCTACATCGGCGGCCGGCTGCTCGCGGGCGGCGCGGACGTCGCGCTGATCGGTCGCGAGCGGATCGGCGCCGAGCTGCGCGCGCACGGTCTTGCGCTGTCCGATTACCGCGGCCGCGACGCGCGGGTGCCGGCGTCCGCGATCGCGTTCTCGACGAGCGATGCCGCGGCCGCCCCCGCCGAGCTCGTGCTCGTGACGGTGAAGTCGGCGGCGACGCCTGCCGTCGCCGCCGCGCTTGCGCATGTCGTGCGGCCAGACGCGGTCGTCGTCAGCTTCCAGAACGGCGTGCGCAACGCGGACGCGCTGCGCGCGGCGCTGCCGGGCGCGACCGTGCTCGCCGGCATGGTGCCGTTCAACGTGATCGCGCGCGGCGCGGGCGGATTCCATCAAGGCTCGGCGGGCGATTTGCAGATCGAGGCCGCGCCCGCGCTGCAGCGCTTCGCGGACGCGTTCGAGCAAGCCGGGCTGCCGCTCGTGCAGCGCGCGGACATGCGCGCCGTCCTGTGGGCGAAACTGCTGCTCAATCTCAACAACGCGATCAACGCGCTGGCGAACCGGCCGCTGAAGGACGAGCTTTCGGCGCGCGGCTATCGGCGTTGTCTCGCGCTCGCGCAGACCGAAGCGCTGCGTCTGCTTTCCCATGCGGGAATCCGTCCGGCTCGGCTCACGCCGCTGCCCGCCGCGTGGGTGCCGCGATTCCTGAGCATGCCGGACGCGCTGTTCGCGCGGCTCGGCCGGACGATGCTCGAGATCGATCCGCTCGCGCGCTCGTCGATGTCGGACGATCTGGCTGCCGGGCGGATAACCGAGGTCGACTGGATCAACGGCGAGATCGTGCATCTTGCCGAGCGGCTCGGGCGCACGGCGCCCGTCAACGAGCGCCTTTGCGAGCTCGTGCGCGACGCGGAGCGTGCGGGTGCGCGGCCCGCGTGGAGCGGCGACGCGCTGTTCGCCGAATTGCGCGCGGCGGCGGGGCGGGCGGGGTAG
- a CDS encoding Trm112 family protein, translating to MDARLLEILVCPICKGPLHYDRGAQELVCNADKLAYPIRDGIPVMLVDEARQTVEGTPVDPAGPAQGR from the coding sequence GTGGACGCACGCCTGCTTGAAATCCTTGTATGCCCGATTTGCAAGGGCCCGCTCCACTACGACCGCGGCGCGCAGGAGCTCGTCTGCAACGCCGACAAGCTCGCGTACCCGATCCGCGACGGCATCCCGGTGATGCTCGTCGACGAAGCGCGCCAGACGGTCGAAGGCACGCCGGTCGATCCGGCCGGCCCCGCTCAAGGCCGCTGA
- the xseA gene encoding exodeoxyribonuclease VII large subunit, with amino-acid sequence MHSETTFAGPGGAPAGDGVIPVSALNRAIGTMLERTFPLLWVAGEVSNFTRAASGHWYFSIKDQQAQMRCVMFRGRAQHAEFTPREGDKIEVRALVTMYEPRGEVQLNVEAVRRTGQGRLYEAFLRLKAQLEAEGLFAPERKRPLPTHPRAIGIVTSLQAAALRDVLTTLSRRAPHVPVIVYPAPVQGAGAAEKLAAMVEAANARREVDVLIVCRGGGSIEDLWSFNDEGLARAIAASEVPVVCGVGHETDFTIADFAADVRAPTPTGAAELVSPQRALLLRELNDRRNALARGLRRGLDLRAQQLDWLARRLISPAERLQRQSTHVGQLAARLAAAGARPVRDARARFALVQLRWQRARPDLTQARQMLATLAQRLDTALQRRHERDAARVTACAARLEVLSPRRTLERGYAALIDAQTGRAVRAPAALKPQRRLTVHLAEGSADVSLADVQPRLSDTF; translated from the coding sequence ATGCATTCCGAAACCACCTTCGCCGGCCCCGGGGGCGCGCCCGCGGGCGACGGCGTGATTCCCGTGTCCGCGCTCAACCGCGCGATCGGCACGATGCTCGAGCGCACCTTCCCGCTGCTGTGGGTCGCGGGCGAAGTGTCGAACTTCACGCGCGCGGCGAGCGGCCATTGGTACTTCTCGATCAAGGATCAGCAGGCGCAGATGCGCTGCGTGATGTTTCGCGGCCGCGCGCAGCACGCGGAGTTCACGCCGCGCGAAGGCGACAAGATCGAAGTGCGCGCGCTCGTCACGATGTACGAGCCGCGCGGCGAAGTGCAGCTGAACGTCGAGGCGGTCCGGCGCACGGGTCAAGGGCGGCTCTACGAAGCGTTCCTGCGGCTGAAGGCGCAGCTCGAGGCCGAAGGGCTCTTCGCGCCCGAGCGCAAGCGGCCGCTGCCGACGCATCCGCGCGCGATCGGCATCGTCACGTCGCTGCAGGCGGCCGCGCTGCGCGACGTGCTGACGACGCTGTCGCGCCGCGCGCCGCACGTGCCGGTGATCGTCTACCCGGCGCCCGTGCAGGGCGCGGGCGCGGCGGAGAAGCTTGCTGCGATGGTCGAGGCCGCGAACGCGCGGCGCGAGGTCGACGTGCTGATCGTCTGCCGCGGCGGCGGCTCGATCGAAGACTTGTGGTCGTTCAACGACGAGGGGCTCGCGCGCGCGATCGCGGCGAGCGAGGTGCCCGTCGTCTGCGGCGTCGGCCATGAGACCGATTTCACGATCGCCGATTTCGCGGCTGACGTGCGCGCGCCGACGCCGACCGGCGCGGCCGAGCTCGTGAGCCCGCAGCGCGCGCTGTTGTTGCGCGAGCTGAACGACCGGCGGAACGCGCTCGCGCGCGGCCTGCGGCGCGGCCTCGATTTGCGCGCGCAGCAGCTCGACTGGCTCGCGCGCCGATTGATCAGTCCGGCCGAGCGTCTGCAGCGCCAATCCACGCACGTGGGCCAGCTCGCCGCGCGGCTCGCGGCGGCGGGCGCGCGGCCCGTGCGTGACGCGCGTGCGCGCTTCGCGCTCGTGCAGCTGCGCTGGCAGCGCGCGCGGCCCGACCTCACGCAGGCCCGCCAAATGCTCGCGACGCTCGCGCAAAGACTCGACACCGCGCTGCAGCGGCGCCACGAGCGCGACGCCGCACGCGTTACCGCGTGCGCGGCGCGGCTCGAGGTGCTGAGTCCGCGACGCACGCTCGAGCGCGGCTATGCGGCGCTCATCGATGCGCAGACGGGCCGCGCGGTGCGCGCGCCCGCGGCGCTCAAGCCGCAGCGCCGGCTGACCGTGCATCTCGCGGAGGGCTCGGCGGACGTATCGCTTGCCGACGTGCAACCGCGTCTTTCGGATACATTCTGA